A single genomic interval of Methanorbis rubei harbors:
- a CDS encoding ORC1-type DNA replication protein gives MKKNLLMWDQTLFKDIEVFDIDYVPEQFEYRDEQIQELAYAVRPALAGGRILNTVCRGVPGTGKTTSVKKLFEEIEGTTKKIVPIHINCQIDGSEYAIFSRIYTKLTKNRQPPTGTSFKMLFDMIAKYIENESVVPIVCLDDANYLVYEKELNKVLYALLRSHEAYENVRIGVIVIISDPDVDLESSLDARVASVFRPQIIHFAPYTASEIAGILFQRVTQGLYPNVLANELFDRIVDRTMKCGDIRIGLDLIKRSVMNAEKSARMNVTDDDVTAAFSISRDLRLADVVRVLSDEEAAVLFKLAEMTNDADIITTKEVHTALGEKATGYTTFVQIIEKLDHLRLVTLTYQNAGKGRQRIISLRYDPKRVLAFRKIQAGCKPNT, from the coding sequence ATGAAAAAAAATCTGCTCATGTGGGATCAGACCCTCTTCAAAGACATCGAAGTCTTTGACATCGATTATGTTCCTGAACAGTTTGAGTACCGCGATGAACAGATTCAGGAGCTCGCCTACGCAGTCCGCCCGGCCCTTGCAGGCGGCCGCATTTTAAACACAGTCTGCCGAGGGGTACCCGGCACCGGCAAGACCACTTCCGTAAAAAAACTCTTTGAAGAGATCGAAGGAACAACCAAAAAGATCGTTCCTATCCATATCAACTGCCAGATTGACGGCTCAGAGTATGCGATCTTTTCCCGCATCTATACCAAGCTCACCAAAAACCGCCAGCCGCCAACCGGCACCTCCTTTAAAATGCTCTTTGACATGATCGCCAAGTACATCGAGAACGAATCGGTCGTTCCGATCGTCTGCCTTGACGATGCCAACTACCTTGTCTATGAAAAAGAACTGAACAAAGTTCTCTACGCACTCCTCAGATCCCATGAAGCCTATGAAAATGTCAGAATCGGTGTGATTGTGATCATCAGCGACCCTGACGTCGATCTCGAGTCCTCGCTTGACGCCCGCGTTGCATCGGTCTTCCGGCCGCAGATCATTCACTTCGCACCCTACACCGCGTCAGAGATTGCTGGCATTCTCTTCCAGCGTGTAACTCAGGGACTCTATCCGAATGTTCTCGCAAACGAACTCTTTGACCGCATCGTGGACCGCACCATGAAGTGCGGCGACATCCGCATCGGTCTTGATCTGATCAAACGTTCTGTCATGAACGCAGAAAAGTCCGCACGAATGAACGTCACCGACGACGACGTCACCGCAGCATTCTCCATCTCCCGCGACCTTCGGCTTGCGGATGTAGTGCGGGTACTTTCTGATGAAGAGGCAGCTGTTTTGTTCAAACTTGCCGAGATGACCAATGATGCAGACATCATCACCACCAAAGAAGTCCACACCGCTCTTGGCGAGAAAGCAACAGGTTACACAACGTTTGTACAAATTATTGAAAAACTTGATCATCTCAGGCTCGTCACCCTCACCTATCAGAACGCCGGAAAAGGCCGTCAGCGTATCATCAGTCTCAGATACGACCCAAAACGTGTTTTAGCCTTCAGAAAAATTCAGGCAGGCTGCAAGCCAAACACATAA
- the mch gene encoding methenyltetrahydromethanopterin cyclohydrolase encodes MVSVNELGLDLFEELVENADLFNVAYHELDNGSRIVDCGVAVPGGFGAGDYFTRICMGGLGDIAFRQGMVGKFPMTFIDVNTDFPAISCLGAQKAGWTVKHENFFAMGSGPARALSLQPKHTYEVIGYEDECDAAVICLEADHLPNGAVMEKIAEKCKVDVANVCALVAPTSSIVGSIQVAGRCVETAVYKLNELGFDTRKILAAAGTAPVPPVRGAKLAMGVTNDATIYHGQINLTMNAPEIVDYLEKIPSCSSNGYGKPFNDIFKEAGYDFYKIDKSLFSPAEVIINEISSGKVYQVGKVNTEVTLKSFGLA; translated from the coding sequence TTGGTTAGTGTAAATGAACTCGGACTCGATCTCTTCGAAGAACTCGTAGAGAATGCAGATTTATTCAATGTAGCATATCATGAGCTTGACAACGGCTCCCGTATTGTAGACTGTGGTGTGGCAGTTCCCGGAGGCTTCGGCGCTGGCGACTACTTCACCCGCATCTGTATGGGCGGTCTTGGCGACATCGCATTCCGTCAGGGAATGGTCGGCAAATTCCCGATGACCTTCATTGATGTGAACACCGACTTCCCGGCAATCTCCTGCCTTGGTGCACAGAAAGCCGGCTGGACCGTGAAGCACGAGAACTTCTTTGCAATGGGATCAGGCCCCGCACGTGCTCTGTCCCTGCAGCCGAAACACACCTATGAAGTCATCGGCTACGAGGATGAGTGCGACGCAGCAGTCATCTGTCTTGAGGCAGACCACCTGCCAAACGGCGCTGTCATGGAGAAAATTGCAGAAAAGTGTAAGGTTGACGTCGCTAATGTCTGTGCACTTGTCGCACCGACCTCCTCTATCGTCGGTTCCATTCAGGTTGCCGGACGTTGTGTTGAGACCGCTGTCTACAAGTTAAATGAGCTTGGCTTTGACACCCGCAAAATCCTTGCAGCAGCAGGTACCGCGCCAGTTCCGCCGGTTCGCGGCGCAAAACTTGCCATGGGAGTCACCAACGATGCAACGATCTACCACGGACAGATCAATCTGACGATGAATGCTCCTGAGATCGTTGACTATCTGGAAAAGATCCCGAGCTGTTCATCCAACGGATACGGCAAGCCGTTCAACGACATCTTCAAGGAAGCAGGCTACGACTTTTACAAGATCGACAAGAGCCTGTTCTCTCCAGCAGAAGTCATCATCAATGAGATTTCTTCTGGCAAAGTTTACCAGGTCGGAAAAGTCAACACCGAAGTGACTCTCAAGTCCTTCGGTCTTGCATAA
- a CDS encoding DJ-1/PfpI family protein: MKKIIYVYLPDTMAEWELGNVLQAFAMEPMLCSGKKHFTVKTVGLTREAVKTLGGLTVIPDCVIAEMNDSDAAALLFPGAETWKDEIHQPILEKAVAYFEKGVLVAAACGATVALADLGLLNERRHTSNALEYLKACSPNYQGEALYQNAPAAADGNIITASVAGALLWAKKIIEHLELYPQPVIEAWYRYFQTGDPNCYLELIAATEEQ, encoded by the coding sequence ATGAAGAAAATCATTTACGTCTACCTCCCGGACACCATGGCTGAATGGGAGCTTGGAAATGTTCTGCAGGCATTTGCTATGGAACCCATGCTTTGTTCAGGAAAAAAACACTTCACGGTAAAAACCGTCGGCCTCACCCGCGAAGCAGTGAAGACGCTGGGCGGTCTTACGGTTATTCCTGACTGCGTGATTGCAGAGATGAACGACAGCGATGCAGCAGCCCTGCTGTTTCCGGGTGCGGAAACCTGGAAGGATGAAATTCACCAACCAATTCTCGAAAAAGCTGTCGCATATTTTGAAAAAGGAGTACTGGTCGCTGCTGCCTGCGGGGCAACGGTTGCACTCGCTGACCTCGGACTGCTGAACGAGAGACGTCACACCAGCAACGCACTTGAGTATCTCAAAGCCTGTTCACCAAACTATCAGGGAGAGGCACTCTACCAAAACGCACCGGCAGCGGCTGACGGAAATATCATAACCGCGAGCGTGGCAGGAGCTCTCTTGTGGGCAAAAAAGATCATCGAACATCTGGAGCTTTATCCGCAGCCCGTGATCGAAGCATGGTACCGCTACTTTCAAACCGGCGATCCGAACTGTTATCTGGAGCTCATCGCGGCAACAGAAGAACAGTAA
- a CDS encoding tetratricopeptide repeat protein, whose amino-acid sequence MSGSAEMNDDAYWFSRGEMERDTGNLRQARLCFERAAELNKTVPKYWAELGLVLSDDGEDEEAVRCLRRATDLDPKCAESWCARGVVCCRAGDVDAALFAFDRAVRLNPEVSDYWLNLGLMFAEQSEYIKAVTAFECGLEINLYDEELWKQKAKCLMKLGEDVRARHCFERAGEIEMERATRPY is encoded by the coding sequence ATGAGTGGCAGTGCTGAGATGAATGATGACGCCTACTGGTTTTCCCGCGGCGAAATGGAGCGGGACACGGGAAATCTCCGGCAGGCACGCCTCTGCTTTGAGCGGGCGGCTGAACTGAACAAAACCGTTCCAAAGTACTGGGCCGAACTCGGTCTCGTGCTGAGCGATGACGGCGAGGATGAGGAGGCAGTCAGATGTCTGCGGCGGGCAACGGATCTCGATCCGAAGTGTGCGGAGAGCTGGTGTGCCCGCGGCGTTGTCTGCTGCCGGGCAGGCGATGTGGATGCAGCTTTGTTTGCATTTGATCGTGCGGTTCGGCTGAACCCTGAGGTCTCGGATTACTGGTTGAACCTCGGCCTGATGTTTGCCGAGCAAAGTGAGTACATCAAAGCAGTGACCGCGTTTGAGTGCGGCCTTGAGATCAATCTCTATGACGAAGAGTTGTGGAAACAGAAGGCAAAATGTCTGATGAAACTTGGTGAGGATGTTCGGGCCCGCCACTGCTTTGAGCGGGCAGGAGAAATTGAGATGGAGAGGGCGACCCGGCCCTATTGA
- a CDS encoding MFS transporter, producing MESLRMSRQQYLVAITVAIACFLPPFIGEATNIALPSLIADLQLPMGMFGWILTIYLLTSTIFLIPAARYADKISKKLFFTIGVLLLGIGSLGIGLSTTGEMVLVMRAIEGVGNALMFGTAIALVTSAVKVELRGTAIGIAMTGVFLGQLAGPLLAGALTDVWGWQMVYLILVPISLLSFILAVPFIPRDKPTDTKPYDWTGAVLFIVGMTLGLYGFSKMPDPLALGLLVLGLILLVLFFRYEKSAANPLIPVRLLLENKGFTFNNSANLLYYVAIYAMGSLVSMYMTHAWGFSALDRALVVTTQGLVLVLFTIVAGKFYDHLLPKWLLFPGIVLAVVGGAAAFLLGAPSADPSWLAMAVIAASVAAFGCGSIVLAIIDRFVANAPPKYATTTGLVIIALGMVLLLTCGSEQAIWTMIAVQALFGVGIAIFVTPNSTAIMNSVTEQEYGMASGTLSTTRMLGMAISIGMMTVLTNLVLGAGTKMSVDYLDVFLVMMHATVLAAIIVLIVGMILSWTADTKSA from the coding sequence ATGGAATCCCTGCGCATGAGCCGTCAGCAGTATCTGGTGGCGATAACTGTTGCAATCGCATGCTTTCTGCCGCCGTTTATTGGTGAGGCAACAAACATTGCACTACCGTCATTGATCGCCGATCTCCAGCTGCCGATGGGCATGTTCGGCTGGATACTGACGATCTATCTGTTGACGTCAACGATATTTCTGATTCCCGCCGCACGGTATGCGGATAAAATCAGCAAAAAATTATTTTTCACGATTGGTGTTCTGCTGCTTGGCATCGGTTCGCTTGGCATCGGTCTTTCCACGACTGGTGAGATGGTTCTCGTGATGCGGGCGATTGAAGGGGTCGGCAATGCGCTGATGTTTGGAACCGCGATCGCTCTGGTGACCTCAGCCGTAAAGGTTGAGCTTCGCGGAACTGCGATCGGAATTGCCATGACCGGTGTGTTCCTCGGTCAGCTTGCAGGCCCGCTGCTCGCGGGTGCCTTAACTGATGTCTGGGGATGGCAGATGGTGTATCTGATTCTCGTGCCGATCTCTCTCCTTTCATTCATCCTTGCCGTGCCGTTCATCCCGCGGGACAAGCCCACAGACACCAAACCCTATGACTGGACGGGAGCTGTTCTCTTCATAGTCGGCATGACGCTTGGCCTCTACGGTTTTTCCAAAATGCCAGACCCGCTTGCTCTCGGGCTTTTGGTTCTCGGACTCATCCTTCTTGTTCTGTTCTTCCGGTACGAGAAAAGTGCGGCGAACCCTCTCATTCCGGTGCGGCTGCTTCTGGAGAATAAGGGATTCACCTTCAACAACTCGGCGAACCTGTTGTATTATGTGGCAATTTATGCGATGGGTTCGCTTGTGTCGATGTACATGACTCATGCATGGGGATTTTCCGCACTCGATCGTGCGCTTGTGGTCACCACGCAGGGGCTGGTTCTTGTGCTGTTTACGATTGTTGCAGGAAAATTCTACGATCATCTTCTGCCGAAGTGGCTGTTGTTCCCAGGCATTGTCCTTGCCGTGGTTGGCGGTGCTGCGGCATTCCTGCTTGGTGCTCCGTCAGCTGATCCCTCCTGGCTTGCGATGGCAGTGATTGCGGCAAGTGTTGCGGCATTTGGATGCGGTTCGATTGTTCTTGCGATCATCGACAGATTTGTTGCAAACGCTCCGCCAAAGTATGCGACAACGACGGGCCTTGTGATCATTGCACTCGGCATGGTTTTGCTGCTGACCTGCGGATCCGAGCAGGCGATTTGGACGATGATTGCGGTTCAGGCACTCTTCGGTGTGGGCATTGCAATTTTTGTAACGCCGAACAGCACGGCTATCATGAACTCGGTTACCGAGCAGGAGTACGGCATGGCGTCAGGAACGCTTTCGACAACACGGATGCTTGGCATGGCTATATCAATCGGCATGATGACGGTTCTGACAAATCTTGTTCTTGGTGCCGGCACAAAGATGAGTGTGGATTATCTGGATGTGTTCCTTGTCATGATGCATGCAACGGTTCTTGCGGCGATCATTGTTCTGATTGTCGGCATGATCCTTTCCTGGACCGCGGATACCAAATCCGCGTGA